ACACCTTTCGCTTCCCATTCCTTCCATCCTGTAGACGGTTTCTTACAATCCATCTCCTACCACATTTACCCATTGATCTTACCATTACACAAGGTTTCTTATTTGATTCTTTTCACTTTTGTTAACTTCTGGACTGTCATGATCCATGATGGCCAATACCTATCAAACAACCCAGCAGTGAATGGTACCGCATGCCACACTGTTCATCATCTATACTTTAACTATAACTACGGTCAGTTCACTACTCTATGGGACAGACTGGGCGGTTCATACCGTAGACCTGATGACTCATTGTTTGATCCTAAATTAAGAGACGCCAAGGAGACCTGGGATGCTCAAGTTAAGGAAGTGGAACACTTCATCAAGGAGGTCGAAggtgatgataatgatagaGTTTACGAAAACGATCCAAATACcaagaagaacaattaAGTGCACTTTCCTTGTTTGTCTCATCAAgcttttatctttttgtttaagAACTTTCATACAACAAATaacatttatatatatttatatacacATAAACATGTTCTAAAGTACGCACATCATAAAGATGTCCATCTCAATGTTAGTCTAGTTCATATATTGTTCGTATCTTATGTTGATGCGCCCATTAAATGGCTCTTTTTCCCTTTctagtgaaaaaaaaaatcgaagAGCTGGAAAATTTGAGCACAGGCAAACAGTGGCAAGCATTTAGTTATTTAACTGCTTTAGAAGAACGCAATTGacattcaaaaaaagacaacATTGCCGTATAATCAAAGCCTTATGTCCATAGCACGACTAGTACATTCTCTTTTCAGAAGAGTACGATCGGTTCTCTTACTTTTTATTACCATTTCgctattattttattatacGTTTCAGAATGAAATAGACATCTTAAATTCGTATGCTTTAAACGATTCACTACCGTCTATaaacaataatgatattaaTATAGAAGCCTCCTCGAATATGGAGTCTCCTGACCTATTTTCTGCAAGTTCAGACCGAATAGCAACTGACAAGGACAGCAGCAATGTTGCAACAGATTTATCAGATCCACCTACGTTaagggaaaaaaacaagtaCTTCCCCTTACTTTTAAGGAAATCATCTGATCAGATTGGTTCAGAGCTACCAATTTCATCTCTATTGACATACAAGGAAAAGTATCCCGTCTTGTTTGAATACTTATTACCTTCACAAACTTCTGCAAGTCTGGACGACATTCATAAAGTTCAACCCGCAATGAATTTACCTCCAGATATTGAAATGATTAAACaaataaaggaaattttCATGAAATCATGGGACCAAGAGCAGTTGCTACTGAAAAGTAATCTAAGAAGAGAATCCAGTTGGCCTATAGAACTAATTGATTCTCTAGATACATTGTATCTATGTGgtcaaaaaaaactctTTCAAGACTCAGTTAACATAATAAACGATTTTGACTTTCGAGTCCCTCCGTCGACAATAGAGATTATTGATATTCCTGACATCAGTACCCGTGTTCTAGAAGGATTACTCTCTGCATATGAGCTATCAATGGATAAGAGCTTACTCAACAAAGCAAAGCAAGTCGCGGATTTCATACTAAGGTCATTTGATACTCCTAATAGAATTCCTATATTAAACtatttttggaaatctGATTTGAGAAACAGGTTTCCCGATCGTACTGCTTCATCGGGTCAGTTGACCACAATGTCACTCGCGTTTATTAGATTGTCACAGTTGGCTCATTTGAATAAGTATTTTGACGCTGTAGAAAGAGTTTTTACCACGATCCGTCAATCATATAACGAATTTGATATGGATTTTATGTTACCTGATGTCGTCGATGCTTCTGGCTGCCAATTGTTAACCCAAGAGGAAATTGAGGATGGTGCACACATAAAAGAATCTAGCATCATGAAAAGcattaatgaaaatttcaagtttGTTCACTGTCAGCAACAAGGAATATTTCTAGAATCTCCAATTAGTGATGATAATTTCCAACTAAAACCTCAATATCAGGCTTATGgaataaatgaaaactcATTGCCAGTTTTAGAGAATTTACTCAAAATCGATgatctttttcaatcttcCTATGACATCTTGGACGGCTCAAGTAGAAATACCAATGCTCCTAAGAACAACCCCAATACCAATACGAATATGGAAGCAGGTAACAAATTAGTAGATGCGGATGATGAAACactagaaaaaagaaacttaaAAAATGATGTCAAAAAGGATTCGATAAAAAGCATTGTGGGCGATAAATCAGTAGTAGACTCACAAACATTTTTGACATATTTGATCAGtcatattttcaaattcatgaCTTTTCGACCCATGTTCCCGAAGCAAACGGGAAACcaaaagatgaaatttcTGAATTCGATTTTAACAAAATCCCAATTTATGCCCACAACTAACGAGTTGGATGTTACCATAAGAAGATCGTACGATGTTTCATCCAGCTCATGCAGACTTGGAGGAATTCTAGGTTTGAGTTCACGTGTTTCTCCTCAAGGTGGTACCAACAGCAAATACATATTACCATCTTCGTTGTTAGAAATGAGCGAAGCAATCACACAGAGTTGTTTTGCATTGATGGAGGCGTTTGACGGGCTAATACCCCAAAAGTTCGAATTGGATCCATgcattgatgaaattaatgGAGATTGCGAGTTTAATGGTGACATTAAATCACGAATGATTTTCAATGGAGAATatgaaacttttgaaaatgaccAGGATATTGGGATCAAAGTTTGGAAGCATGGTAGAGGTTTAAACGGCCGTAAAGTTAAGAGAAATTTAGTAGTTGAAGACATGACAACAGAGACCGAAAGCATTAAGGATGATACAGTTAGAAACGTGAAATCGGTTGCTGCAACAAACGATGGCCAAGTAACGCAAGTTCGTAGGGTTTTTACGCTCGGTAAAAGTATCAAACCGCATATAACAACAGACGACATTACTGGTTCTCAGTGGAAAAGCCATCCGGACTGGCCTTTCTGGGTCAACAAATTGGAAACCAGAAGATTATTGGATTCGAATGTCATTGAatctatattttttatgtaCAGAGTCAgtggaaaacaaaaatggaGAACTATGGGTAAGCAAGCGTTTGAAatcttgataaaaaaaataatgaactTAAATAGTGGTGCCAAAGGACTGTGGCAAGTAAAGGAATTTTacgaaaatgatgaaaaggcAAACTATGGTTTACCCAGCTATTGGTTTTCCAgaactttgaaatattaCTTGCTATTATTCAGCGATGGTGATGAGATTTCACTAGATAAATATATCATAACACAAGGAGGCCATataatcaaaaagaaatgaagtTAACGTTAAAAACATAGTACGCACATACACacacatacatatatacataatgagaagagaagaaaatgaatacTTATACAgtaatgttttttttaatgtttTGTTGTGATGGTTTCTTCACACAGCTAGTGGGTATTCACCAGCCCAGTCGtaaatttcctttttccaGGTGTCCAAAACGTCAGAGCCTTCATCGACCTTGGCTTTGAAGTCCTTTAATCTACAAGCATCCTTTGGTAAGCTTTGTTGAACTTGATGAGCAAATTCAACAGCCTTGTTAATGTATTGAACAATTCTGTGgaaatcttcttcaccCATTCCCCTAGTGGTCATGGCTGGGGCACCGATACGGACACCACCTGGAACCAAAGCTGATTTATCACCTGGAATAGAGTTTTTGTTCAAGGCAATGTTAATCTTTTCACAAATGTATTCAACACGAGCACCATCAACACCCTTCTCTCTCAAAGACACTAGAACCATGTGAGAGTCAGTACCGTTGGAAACTAATCTGTAACCCAAGTTCTTGAATTCGCTTTCCAAAGCCTTGGCgttcttcaaaacttgAGTTTGgtattctttgaattctgGAGTGGCAGCTTGCTTCAAAGCAGTGGCCAAAGCAGCAATAGTATGATTGTGTGGACCACCTTGATGACCTGggaaaacagaaaagttAATTGGGTTTTCCAAGTCGTATAGGACTTCTTTACCAGTTTTAGGGTTGACAGATCTCACACCTCTTCTGAAGAAGATCATAGCACCACGAGGACCTCTTAAAGACTTGTGGGTGGTAGTGGTAACAATATCAGCGTACTCGAAAGGAGATGGAATGACACCTGCGGCGATCAAACCAGAAATATGGGCCATGTCGACCATCAAGTAAGCACCACATTTATCAGCTATTTCTCTCATTCTTTTGTAGTCAATCAAACGACAGTAAGCAGAAGTACCAGCAACAAGAACCTTTGGTCTATATAGGATGGCGTTCTTTTCTAAAGCATCGTAGTCAATTATACCGGTTTCTGGGTTAACTCTGTATGGGAAGGATTCGAAGTAAGTGGAGACAGCAGagatttttctgttttcagTAGCGTAACCGTGAGATAAATGACCACCGTCTGGTAGGTATAAACCCATCAATCTCTCATGAGGCTTCATGATGGCTTGGTAAACTTGCAAGTTTGCAGGAGAACCAGACAAAGTTTGGACGTTAACACCCCATCTGTCAGGGGTAACGTGGAAGGCCTTCAAAGCTCTTTGTTGACATAGAATTTCCATTCTGTCAATGTGTTCATTACCACCGTAGTAACGGGCACCTGGATAACCTTCAGAGTACTTGTTGGACAAAGGAGTTCCAAGAGCATCGAAAACAGAGGTAGAAGTGAAGTTTTCGGAAGCAATCAAATCAATGGAGTGCTTTTgtctttcaatttcatcctTGATGATAGAGTCAACTTCTGGGTCAGTGTCCACCAAGTGAGAGGTGATCAACTTGTGATGAGCGTCGGATAGAGTATAAGGCATTGTATGTGGTGTTCAAACTAAACTGTTGTGGTTTGCTATAGTGCAGTATCTATCGTAGAGCCTACTATAAAATGATTAAGGACTGGACGTGAAATGAGAGAAGCAAGCTTTgcattatatataaaacaagtAGAAGAAGACTCATGGTTTCGTGCTAAGATGATTATGAATTTAAAAATTATACAGAGTAAAAACAAGACACAACCAAGAAACGAGAAACTCAAAAGATAGAGTCAAACCTTTATGGTCAAAGCTACCTGAAATGGTCATTTTTCACAAGAGTCATGTTTCGTGTATGAAAAActgtgaaaaatttcacttcttttttttcatttcttttttcctacTTTAAAAATTGGTGCGTTGCCTCTTCAAAGACGAAgtagatgaagatgaagatggtGACTCCTGCTGCTCAGACTCAATTGACTCGACCGACTCTGTCTCCTGTGGTGGCTTCAAATAGTTATCCATATACCACTGCAATTGAGCTATGCTCTCTTTGATATCACTGTAGGCAGTATGTGCAGCTTCTTTCTTCGGGTTACGTGCTTGTAGAGCTGGATTGTGTCTACGGGCAACTTCCATGATACTGCTGACGTCGACAATTCTGTAGAAGAGATGGTCAATGATCTTGGGAAACTCGCGGACCATGAACAAGCGGTCCATATGCACGCTGTTACCTGCCAGGACACCGACGTTTTTCTCTGGTATGTAGCGCTGGATGTACTCGAGAAGCTCGTCTTCCACCTGGGCCAAGGTCTTACCGCTTGCCAAGACTTTAGCCGTGAGACCACTGTCACCATGGTGCTCGATACACCACTGGTTCATTTTGTTCATAACATCGGGGCCATAGTGAATGACACTTTCGTAATGCGACTCTCCTTGACCATCGGATCCTTTGACGGGCGTTAGACGTCCATCGGTGATGATGCAACAAATCTCGATAATCTTGTCGTTCACATGGTCTAGTCCCGTCATCTCGCAATCGATCCAGACCAAAGGTTTGAATAGCTTGGTCTTAAGTTCCGGTTTTTGTGCCATTGATTGCAAGTTTTGGATGGTTCGTGGTCGTAAGTACTGTGAAACTAATCTTCTGTGCTGCAAGATGAAACTGGAGCGGGTGCGTACTATGCTTCTTGCTGGGAACAATAACCACTTCATCTTGATCTTTtatgtttatttttgaaagttcCTTCCTTTTTTCCCATTTTCTTAGCAGATTGAAAAGTTCACATAGAGTTTTTCGATATCTCTTGAGGTCCCACTTTTAAAAGGGAGAAAGAAACGGTCAAAGGAGTGCGAGTATACGCAGGGCTTGAATTATATGCATGGCCATGTATCCAGTGGCTACACTACGGACCAAGAACTACATAGTTGCTCCCAATGATTGCAATACTTGTATAAAACTACATCTTCTTGATTCTCCATCACACTTCACGAGGTGATGttcttgttgaaaaacaccactaaaaaaagaaaggaaaatgagagaatgaaaaattttcaatgaatttcTCGAAAGCGTGGAGTTGATCAAATGTTCAGTAAACAGGGTAGAGTAGAATAGGACACATCAATAACACCGAGCCAACATGCCTACTGTCTCTGTGAATAAGCAGCAATTATTTGAGCTTCTGGGCAAAAACTATACTTCTCAAGAATTCGACGAATTATGTTTTGAATTCGGCATGGAAATGGACGAGGACACCACAGAGGAGGCGTTGAAAACTGGGGAAGAGCCAGAATTGAAACTTGATATCAGTGCCAACCGTTACGATTTGCTTTGTATCGAAGGTATTTCCCAATCACTAAACGAATACTTGGAACGTGAAGAGAGACCTGATTATAAATTGAGTAAGCCAACGACTAAGTTGATCATTGACAAATCGACGGAACAAATTAGACCTTTCGCTACAGCCGCCGTGTTGAGAAACATTAAGcttaatgaaaaatcatatGCTTCTTTCATTGCGCTGCAAGATAAACTACATGCCAATCTTTGTAGAAACAGAAGCTTGGTTGCTATGGGTACTCATGACTTGGATTCAATTGAAGGTCCATTCCATTACAGAGCATTACCACCAAAGGACATCAAATTCGTACCATTGAATCAAACCCAGGAATTCACTGGCGACAAATTGATCGAGTTTTATAAGTCTCCAGAACAGAAAAACAACATCGGAAGATACGTCCACATTATTGAGGACTCCCCCGTCTTTCCAGTTATTATGGACAGCAAAGATCGTGTTTGCTCATTGCCACCATTGATCAACAGTGAACATTCAAAGATCTCTGTGGACACTCGTAACATCTTGATTGATATTACGGCAACCGACAAGACCAAAGCTGAAATTGTTTTGAATATATTAACTACTATGTTTTCACGTTATTGTGACGAACCGTTTACAGTAGAACCTGTAGAAATTGTTTCTGAACACAATGGTCAATCGCGTTTGGCACCAAACTTCAATGATAGAATTATGGATGTCTCCATCAAATACATTAACTCCTGTCTTGGTTTAGATCAATCCGCAGATGAAATTGCCCATTGTTTAAAGAAGATGTCATTACATGCTGTGCAAGCGAAGGAAAATAAGGACATCCTGCACGTTGACATTCCAGTGACAAGACCGGATATTTTGCATGCTTGTGATATAATGGAAGACGCCGCTGTCGGTTACGGTTTCAACAATCTTCCAAAGGGTGAAAAGCTTTCCAATGCTAACTTCATTGCAAAACCATTACCGATCAACAAGGTTTCCGATATTTTCAGAGTTGCATCCTCTCAAGCAACATGGATAGAAGTTCTGCCATTGACTTTATGTTCACATGAtgaaaacttcaaataCTTAAGGCAAACTGACAGCAATGACACAGCTGTCAAATTGGCCAATCCAAAGACTCTTGAGTACCAAGTTGTGAGAACAACCTTGCTACCAGGTATCTTGAAGACTGTCAAGGAGAACAGAAAGCACTCCTTGCCAATTAAAGTCTTTGAAACTGGTGATGTCGTTTTTAAAGACGAAAaattagaaagaaaagccTACAATGAACGCCACTGGGCTGCCATTTATGTGGGTAAGAACTCTGGGTTTGAGATCATTCAAGGTTTATTAGGTAAAATCATGCAAACCTTCAGAACGGCATGGATTGCCGACTATGGTGCTGCTGCTTCTGGCAGAGGTTACTGgattgaagaagacgatTCTGTGAAAACCTATTTCCCAGGAAGAGGTGCCAAGGTTATGTTTAGATCCAAAGAAGGTGTTAAGCCAGAACAAATTGGTCACTTAGGTGTCTTGCATCCTGAAGTCATGATGAATTTCGACGTTCCATTTGCTGCATCCTTCGTGGAGGTTAATGCCGAAGTTTTCCTATAATGCaatgtttcaaaaaaatcttaacgattttaaaaaacataaatagatatatatatataaacacACTTAAAGCTTACAATGTTCTGCGTAATACTATTGCGACTACTAAGCGTGCTTTCCTTTGGTCAACTTTTAAGTAGCGACTTTTTTCATAACATCAGTACATTTACGAACAGCCATACATTTTTGGtctattttcttcctgCCACATGcgttttcttgaagaagacaaTCTCGCACCACGCATAATCTGGCCTGGGATTTCCCAGAAAGTTTCAATCTGCCTGTCATTCAGCTACAAGACAAGTACCAATTGTACTTGAAATGGGAATTTAtccttgtttttctttctaacAATCTGAAAACAACCAAAACAAAGATCAAGAAACAATGGCCCCAAACGTATGATACATTACATGGAAACCGTACCCGACTCGAAGTCTCTGTTTTACTGTTATTGTAACGATCGGCTCCACAGGAGTAGTGATAGAAATTAAAATCAAATACATAAttaatgagaaaaaagaaattgtacGGAATAAAGAAGCGTCTATGTGTTTAGTtgcttttctgttttttaaaaattcaCTGACTTGAACATTGAAATCTGTGTCGACCCTCTCACTTCCTTTTTATCTGCATCTAaatgttttttgtttgaggTTCTCATATGTGATTGTTAATAGCAGTAGGCAACTTTGTGGTTTCGGGATTGAAGATCAACGAATATTCTTTTACTAACAGTACTgttctgaaaattttttgttaattttcaaaattcgGACTCTTTTTAATATAGACTTCCAGAAAGCAAAAGATTGCCAAGACCTTTACCGTCGATGTCTCTTCTCCAACTGAAAACGGTGTTTTCGACCCAGCTTCCTACGCTAAGTACTTGATCGACCACATCAAGGTCGAAGGTGCTGTCGGTAACTTGGGTAACGCTGTCACTGTCACTGAAGATGGTACCGTTGTTACTGTTGTTTCTACTGCTAAGTTCTCTGGTAAGTACTTGAAGTACTTGACAAAGAAGtacttgaagaagaaccaaTTGAGAGACTGGATCAGATTTGTCTCTACCAAGACCAACGAATACAGATTGGCCTTCTACCAAGTCACTCcagaagaagacgaagaagaagacgaagaataaattcattaatattatttaaatagagcatattttttgtataattAAAATCTTCCAAACCTAATAAATATATTTAGTGAATGTACTTTTCATcacttggaaaaaagaaaggtgAGTGAGCTCacttagttttttttttttgagttcAGATGCATCTCATCTTGAGGCCTCTTTTTTCACCTCTGGAACATTATTTATGAATTGCTTTTCAATGGTCCGATATATATCGAATACCTTTCAAAACCATATATGTTCATAACTGATCTATTATCGCAACAAGAATGAATCCGAAGAGAGTGGCTCAATTGCCTGTACACAATGAAGCTACACTTCCACCACAAGAAATCATCGATCTTTTCAAGATAAGTTTCTTGGAAGAGCTGTATCCCAAAGATCAAGACGAAGAAAAGTCTCCATTGAGTGACAAAATACAAGCAGTCAAATCTGACCTTTATAATAGAGATTATAATGCCGCTTTCAACAGCGAAGCTAAAAGAATAGCATATTGTTGTCGTTGGTCACCTTCTAGGGCAACAGGTTATGCTTCAGTGTTTGCACATTTCCCTGAGCTCCTGAAGGTCATCAGGTGCGAGATAGAAGATAAAGATTCGAACGTGTTGTGCGTCGGAGGCGGTGCTGGTGGTGAGTTGGTTGCATTAGCAAGCATATTCACTTTGTCGAGAGATTTTTCATCTAAATTCGCTACtgctttgaaaataaacaaCGAAGAAACTATAAAACCTAGAAAGCTAAACATACAATTAGTGGACATCGCTAACTGGTCCTCTGTTGTTGAAAAGCTAACAACTACAATAAAATCGAAATGGTTATATGATGATCTAGCAGCAGAATCATTCAATGTCAATTACGTCCATAAAGACTGTTTACAAATGACAGAACCACACGATCTCAAAATGTACCAGGGGCTTGATCTTATAACTTTGCTTTTTACTACAAATGAATTATTTACACAGAAGAAAGTTGAAAGTATCAAATTTCTACAACGATTGAACGAGAACTGCACCCCTGGTTGCCATCTTCTCATTCTGGAAAGTGCAGGAAGCTATTCTCACATTTCaatcaacaacaagaaatttcCAATCCAATTTCTAATCGACACTATCTTAGTGGGCAATAAAAAGGACAAAAGTTCGACGGGTCCATGGTCATTGGTGTCGGAAAGCGACAGTATTTGGTACAGAATAGATTCAAAACTCGACTACTCCATTCCGCTGGAAAACATGCGTTTCTTCTACCGCCTTTACGTCAAGAATTGACAAGTTTCACAGTAATACGATTACTTTCTATtaattgttcttttttcgaaaagttcagaaaattttttttcttcttcccaTCGACACCGAGAGAATATTAATAAGAGAGTTGAAAATTCGATTTGAAATCATAAATAAAGAAGGGGCCACGAGTTAAACAGGGTTTTCTGTGAataattgaagaaagaggTAGTATAAATCAAGTATGACCGTTCCCAGGAATCGTCCCATGGCCCCATTTGGCACCATTATCAAATCAAGAATAAAACAACCGCAGTTTTATTGGTTTATAGGTCATTTTTTAACAATCTTTAACTTTGTACAGTTTCATCTTTCAATCATGTCTAAACAAAACCAATTGTCATGCTATAGGAGGTCATTATTTTACATATCCATTACCTATGCTATTGTGCTTTACCAGTTCTTCAAAAGCGATCAGTTGAAGTTCAATTTCACGCTTTTGCGACAAGagatcaaaaaattggataaTCTGCAATATTTTTCCATGCTATTCatactttttattttatcacAGTTCAACATCATAATTAGTGGCTCGTTGTACAGCCCTGTtatcttttcaatatttcaCTTCCTAAACTACTTCAAGGAAAACCTTTTGCCATTTTTGCCTTTGCTACCATTTAAcctaaaaaatttgttgaactCTAAGATAACAGTATTCATTCAAAATTACAATGGGTTTTTCTTACAAATGGCTCAGGTGTTTGAGATTATCTGTGGATTGCGTGTAGGCCTTTTCCTAGTACCatttaactttttcttgctgTTGGTAAGAAGAGCAAACGTATCATTTGAGATAGTGGGTACAATGTTGGCAGGTTTAACGTATGTATGGTTCTTCAAGTTAAGATATTTACAAAGTGAATCAATGAGACAGATATTCAAGCAATATGTCCTTAGATTGGATGCATATGTCAGCCGTACTTTGCCCCCATCCTTTGTCCGTCTATGGAACGGCTATAAGAACTTCGTCATGGCAGTGTTTTGGAGAATACCTGTATAACAGAACATGCTCACTTTAAGTATATCTAAAATCgtttttatatatacactCTATAGAAAgcaaatatatcaaaaagCGCATAAAACTCTATGTTTAGCGGTATTTGTATTTGATTTTGGAGTCACCGTCACCTCTTTTCTCCCTTTTCATCTGTCTTTTAGATTTGGCTTGTCCTTCACCAGCATTTTTTAACTGATTGTCTGCCTGAGTTTGTTGATGGGAGCCAGGCATCACCATATTTTTAAGGCCATAAAGCTTATAGCCTGCGTATATGGGACACAATAATAAACACCACCAAAATTTAAATGTTCTGAACGCTATAATGCCAATGTTTCCAAAAAGTGATAAATACactaaatcaaaaaaatatgatattAAATTTGTATCATCGTTCAAATCTATACCTTGTTTTACCACACGGTTACCATCGTACTTTGGTTTTCCAGATATCACGATGATATAGATGGCAACAAACATAGGagaattcaaaatcacGAGCTTGATCCATTGGCCTATTGTAGCCTTACGTGAAATTAATAAACGTACAATAGCCATCCCTAAAAACAGGGACACTTGCTTGAATAAGCCTTGAATTATTTTTGCATTAGAACTAGCTTGTTTTTTCCCTGCTTTACCAGCCATTTTAGCAAAATAAACTTATACTACTATTTTATCTCTTTTCTTAAAGTCACAGATATGTATATCATCGTCcttttattgtattttttattatgttgaaatttttcatttcaaagCGCCGAACGAAGATTTGGTAATTCTATAGCAATTAGTGTACGTGGAGAGAAGGTTACCGTAAAAAGGCTCAATAGTTCTGCCCGGAAAGATCTATAAAATTAGCTAGGATAGCAGACACATCCTCAGAGTAATGTTCTCCCTTGTCcaaagatttcaaaatgtATCAAATCAGGCCTTTTCATTGGGGATTATAATGGTTGTATTTATCATGGCATCCTCGTATTATCAATTAATCAATAATAACGCGTTCTCAATACCTAGTAATATTGATAACGTGAAGACATTAGTTAACGTTAGAACAAGTAGATATTTTGGCTCACAAAGGGGCAAGGCAAAGGAAAATATGAAGATTAGATTTGACTTGAATACCGACCTCACTCCCCTATTCAACTGGAATACAAAGCAAGTATTCGTTTATCTAACCGCTGAATATAACAGTACTGAAAAAGTGTCCAGCGAGGTAACATTTTGGGATAAGATtataaaaagtaaagaagaTGCTGTGGTTGACGTGAATGATTTAAGGTCCAAATATTCTATCTGGGATATTGAAGATGGCAAGTTTGACGGTAAGGATTTAGTTTTCAAGTTACATTGGAATGTTCAACCGTGGGTGGGA
The nucleotide sequence above comes from Saccharomyces mikatae IFO 1815 strain IFO1815 genome assembly, chromosome: 12. Encoded proteins:
- the PER33 gene encoding Per33p (similar to Saccharomyces cerevisiae PER33 (YLR064W); ancestral locus Anc_8.26), whose amino-acid sequence is MTVPRNRPMAPFGTIIKSRIKQPQFYWFIGHFLTIFNFVQFHLSIMSKQNQLSCYRRSLFYISITYAIVLYQFFKSDQLKFNFTLLRQEIKKLDNLQYFSMLFILFILSQFNIIISGSLYSPVIFSIFHFLNYFKENLLPFLPLLPFNLKNLLNSKITVFIQNYNGFFLQMAQVFEIICGLRVGLFLVPFNFFLLLVRRANVSFEIVGTMLAGLTYVWFFKLRYLQSESMRQIFKQYVLRLDAYVSRTLPPSFVRLWNGYKNFVMAVFWRIPV
- the RPL22A gene encoding 60S ribosomal protein eL22 (similar to Saccharomyces cerevisiae RPL22B (YFL034C-A) and RPL22A (YLR061W); ancestral locus Anc_8.31), whose amino-acid sequence is MAPNTSRKQKIAKTFTVDVSSPTENGVFDPASYAKYLIDHIKVEGAVGNLGNAVTVTEDGTVVTVVSTAKFSGKYLKYLTKKYLKKNQLRDWIRFVSTKTNEYRLAFYQVTPEEDEEEDEE
- the BMT6 gene encoding 25S rRNA (uracil2843-N3)-methyltransferase (similar to Saccharomyces cerevisiae YLR063W; ancestral locus Anc_8.30), with translation MNPKRVAQLPVHNEATLPPQEIIDLFKISFLEELYPKDQDEEKSPLSDKIQAVKSDLYNRDYNAAFNSEAKRIAYCCRWSPSRATGYASVFAHFPELLKVIRCEIEDKDSNVLCVGGGAGGELVALASIFTLSRDFSSKFATALKINNEETIKPRKLNIQLVDIANWSSVVEKLTTTIKSKWLYDDLAAESFNVNYVHKDCLQMTEPHDLKMYQGLDLITLLFTTNELFTQKKVESIKFLQRLNENCTPGCHLLILESAGSYSHISINNKKFPIQFLIDTILVGNKKDKSSTGPWSLVSESDSIWYRIDSKLDYSIPLENMRFFYRLYVKN
- the SPC3 gene encoding signal peptidase complex subunit SPC3 (similar to Saccharomyces cerevisiae SPC3 (YLR066W); ancestral locus Anc_8.21); amino-acid sequence: MFSLVQRFQNVSNQAFSLGIIMVVFIMASSYYQLINNNAFSIPSNIDNVKTLVNVRTSRYFGSQRGKAKENMKIRFDLNTDLTPLFNWNTKQVFVYLTAEYNSTEKVSSEVTFWDKIIKSKEDAVVDVNDLRSKYSIWDIEDGKFDGKDLVFKLHWNVQPWVGLLTYGETIGNYTLTVENNDNV
- the SND2 gene encoding Snd2p (similar to Saccharomyces cerevisiae ENV10 (YLR065C); ancestral locus Anc_8.24), which encodes MAGKAGKKQASSNAKIIQGLFKQVSLFLGMAIVRLLISRKATIGQWIKLVILNSPMFVAIYIIVISGKPKYDGNRVVKQGIDLNDDTNLISYFFDLVYLSLFGNIGIIAFRTFKFWWCLLLCPIYAGYKLYGLKNMVMPGSHQQTQADNQLKNAGEGQAKSKRQMKREKRGDGDSKIKYKYR